In Miscanthus floridulus cultivar M001 chromosome 8, ASM1932011v1, whole genome shotgun sequence, the sequence taataaattaattatagtTCTTAAAATCACAATTGAGTGCCTACTATTTTTCATTTGTTGTGTACAATACAAGATCATGGAATGTGATTGCTGCTAGTGGTGGTGACCTGATAGTTAGAAGGATTAGCATTCCTTTTTCTAGGCACAAACACAGCAGCGAACTCTACTTGGTGAAATAAATTTAAGACAAACAAACAAGAACCAAGATATGCAAAGGAATATAATAAAAGGGCACCAAAATGCTGAAATATAGGTAAATACCATGTTGCTGAAATATAGACAAACAAACAAGATCCAAGATATGCAAAGGAATATAACCAGATTACAACTGCAgcattcattattaacatttCTTATTCACATCATTTGATGCAGTTGATAGTGGTACCATGGTTCCTACTGAAAAAGTGCAGGGAAGGACCAAGAAGCAGGTAATTTTCATATCCAATATCTAGTTCCTATTTTTGTGCAAGTTGCCTTTGCATTGTTAGCAACTTATCATCAACCAACTGGTTGCTGCAGAAATATATACATTTAATAAACTCAACGGTGAGTTTTGTAAACGCTGTAAAAGCCTTATCGAGCGACCACAAGGATGCTATTAAGTCTATGGGATTTGGGGGGCTGCTTCGTATGCCAGGGACGTGTCTCCGAAGATAAATGATTGACAAAATTGCAAATAGATACGAAATCAGCAACCAATGCTTCTTTATATGTGGTAAGAATGTTCCTATTTATCTAGAGGATGTTAGGGACATAATGGGACTCCGGATTGAAGGCATAGATGTTTTTAAACATGTAAACCAAGAGGAGGTCAAAGATGAAGACAAAAAAGTGGACATTGAATTGATGAAGATGTATGAAGATGCAGACCACCTTCTCACGATAAGCAAGTTGAAACAAATGATGATGAAATCAGGCACTCCGGATGATGACTTCAAAAGAATATTTGTCTTGTTCACAATTGGTGTCATTCTAGCACCAACTGTGAAGCCATATGTTAAAGCTAGTTATCTACCCGTGGTTAGAAAAGTATCAGACATTCCGAAATTCAATTGGGGCCAATTCACTCTGACCCATTTATTGACCTCATGTAATAATTACATAGTTAAGAAACGAGCCAACATACAGGGCAATTTGACTTTGCTGCAGGTTAGTTCTATAAGCTACATCCACCTATAAACAATGTTTACTTTTGGTCTTATGTATTTTTTGCATTGTGTTCATAGTTTTGGTACTAGGAGCGCGTCATTGCGTACACCAAGTACGGGATCAATTACAAGGCAATCCAACCACCACTGATGGCGAGGTGGACTAAAGACAATGCTGGTCTTCGATGGCATGCTTTTCATCAGGCCAGCCTAGATGGAGGAACTGTAAGTTTCGAAACATACCATCAATATGTTGCTGTTCATACGCATACATCCTAACTATCTTCTTAATTGTTTCCAGCTTATGACGCGCACTACTGGTCAGACCACCCTACAGCAGACCACCAAGCCAAAAAATATAAAGACAGAAACATCAATGTCAGAACAAGCGCCAATACGCGAGGAGGGTCTAAGCAACGAACAAGTATGTATGACACCTATTTATGTGCACAACCTCGTTTGTGTGCCTAATTCATTCTTTCCTATTTATGTAGAAGCAATTCCTTGAAGAATGGGCGGACGACAGCCAAACGGACATTGCACTagtaatagaaaaaaaaattatggaTATAGATCACAAATATGATAGGAAAATATTATCACAAAACAAGAAGTTAGCTAAGATTAGAAAGGAgaaaaggatggacaacaaaCTGGAAGCTAGGGTGAGCAAGATAGAAGACGATACTGTAGAAATGAAAATGGATATCAAGGTAACCAGCGTGAGTACTCATTTTCGGTTCCCACCAGTGCTTCATTGTCTAACACAATTTCTAAAAAAACAGAAAACACAACAGGTACAACAACAAATCCTTTAGCTACTGCAAAGTATTGTTGACCCATCTACGCCAACTTCTGCACAAGGTCAGCCATCTATGGCTACATCTTCGCAAGTTCGGTTATCTATGCCTACATCTGCACAAGTTCGGATATGCAAATGTGGCTTCAGTTGCTTTGTCTAATGTTGGATTTGATATTTTGGAATTTAacaaaaaataccaactacaggAATCACCACAGATACTAGTCAAGAAGTCAGCACCAGGTGGCCCACTGCATTTCTCCCATGCATCGACGAGAATCAATGTAGAAGCACACACTGGAACAAAAGTTAAGATGGAAAAGAACACACAGCAGCAGAACAGCCCCTCTACACAACACCAAGGCGACGCCTCTACACACATCACACCAAGAAAGCCAATTGTCGACAATGATTACAAAGTGAGTCCAATAGACACAGAAGCCGGATGCTTCGTACTAATGAGTTACGACCATGCTAAGGTTGTACAAATAGGTGACCATGTTCTTACAGCCAAACAACTACGCCCTAATTTCACAGATGGCTTTATAGTAGATGAGGTAAACTAATTTCAGATCCTTTTTGTCCACAATAACATGCAAACACCTACTATGTACTAATAACTCCACCCTTTGCAGGTCATAAATGCCTATGTTGATTTCAGCAACGTGGAGACTGAAGAGGCATCATTCATAACAACTTTCCAAGCCAGGAAGTTGGCTACAGATAATCTGGGTGACCAACGCCTGACatttaagaagttaattgccgacaAATGTGTTCGAAGGCATTTGGTATGTAATACTAATTTTGTTTGGACACTTTTACTTGATATTTGCATTCAGGATAATATCCGTATTTATTTTTCAAAGTTTTGTCAATTAGGACAGTTTACTGTATTTCTGGTAATCTCTATTGCAATTATTATTTTCAGGTTTTTGTGCCTATGCATATAAACAAAAACCATTGGGCTCTACTAGTGCTAAATTTTATAAAGAAAGAGGTCCAGCTACTTAACTCCTTAGCCTCAACCCGAGATGAAAACCAAGAGAAGGCGTTGGTAAGTACAACGTAACACGTACCACCTATTGAATTATAATTACAGTTCGATCAAATTTAACATCTATCTCACCATCCACTAGGTGGAAAGCATACAAGAATGCATTGATTCTTCGGGCAATGATGGCTTGGTTAACTTGCGCGTCTGGAAACGAATTCCTTATCATAACATACCACAACAAACAGACGGGTACTCCTTTTCCCTTTTCTACATTAATGTTCTACTTCAATTACTAATTCTTATGGTCGTTGCAGTCATTCATGCGGGGCGTTCATAATATTTTATATGCTGTCATGGGATGGAGAAAAAATGGCCTTTCATTTCACAAACGTGAGTCTTACAATCTTTGTTAATTCTAAATATCTACAGACTCATTCAATAATTGTTCTATGACAGTGCACTATTTTTACTTGTATAGACACAAATGCAAGGATTTAAATGGAGAACCTGCACGAGGTTGCTCCTTTCTGATCGCAACATGAGACAACAACAATCGTACCAAAATCCTATCATCGTCTGAACTTTTAATTCATATTAAAAATAATCCAGATGCATCAACTTATACCAGACTGTACAAAATATGCTGGGTCTAACATTTTTCTTGATGATTCTTCGAAGGAAGAGTACTATGCAAACAATCCGGATGAACAATGCCAGCATGAACAGGCTGAAAATTCAAATGATGTTCAAATAATAGAGACTAAAACTCCAAACCCTGAGGCCAGCACGAAAGAAGGGAAAGGAACAAAAGGAGGGAAAGGAACGAAAGGAAAAGGATCTAAAAAAGAACAGGAGCTCAAAATAGGAAAAGAGGACGACCGCCAAAAAAAATTAGTTGTCAATACTCCTCCTACTGTCGCAGATGAATTTAGTAGCGAATCTATCGCTAAACGAGTTCAAAGGGCCAAGCATCCAGGGAAACAGCAGACCAGCCCTTTTAGGCCTTTTTAGAACTAATGTGTTGTCTATTTAGTAAGCTATATTTCATCTTTAGTTTGTCCAGATGGCTAGAACGATGTGTGTTCAGACCTAAACGATGTGCTGAACTAAATTCATGTGTGTTCAGGCGCAAATAGTTAGTCAAACATCTACCGGGAGACGCTGGCTTAAAAGAATCACACAGCATATGCAAAAAGTGTATCACATCATATCTTAATGGAATGAAGGCGGTCTGTTTGAGATGCAAAACCAAGGGCAAGGTCTCGAGGAAGCCCAGCAGCAACTCCACCATTAGCCATGGCCTCTTTTGCTAAGAATATGTATGTCAGGCCACTACCACTACATTAACATTAAAAAGATAGAAATTAGCTCACTCATGAACGTTGACACCTATTTTCAGTATCACAGTAATATAATAGCACTGAGATAGTAGAGCAGCTTAAATACTGACAGAGGTCAAAAGATTCCCCTAACTTTAGACGCCTAAAATATCATGCTTAACCTAAAAAAATAGCAGATGCATCTGATTCATCACTTGCTGAAAAGTGGAAGCAAGGGAAACCCCTAGCCCTCCACTGATGCAGGCCATATTGATGTATAGCAAATGATTCCCCACACCAAAACTATCTAAACATGAAAAAAAAACCTCTCTCCTGCATGCCAGTATCATGGATGTTAAGACGACACCCTATCTTAAAGTTGAGTTTTAGTAGCAGATaaaaagatcaaatatcttgagtTAGAGTTTCATTTGATAAATCAGGAAAACAAATTGGTTATAGTACGGGA encodes:
- the LOC136470710 gene encoding ubiquitin-like-specific protease ESD4, with product MEKNTQQQNSPSTQHQGDASTHITPRKPIVDNDYKVSPIDTEAGCFVLMSYDHAKVVQIGDHVLTAKQLRPNFTDGFIVDEVINAYVDFSNVETEEASFITTFQARKLATDNLGDQRLTFKKLIADKCVRRHLVFVPMHINKNHWALLVLNFIKKEVQLLNSLASTRDENQEKALVESIQECIDSSGNDGLVNLRVWKRIPYHNIPQQTDGHSCGAFIIFYMLSWDGEKMAFHFTNTQMQGFKWRTCTRLLLSDRNMRQQQSYQNPIIV